In the genome of Sphaeramia orbicularis chromosome 13, fSphaOr1.1, whole genome shotgun sequence, one region contains:
- the LOC115431493 gene encoding SPRY domain-containing SOCS box protein 4 isoform X2, translating to MGQKISGSIKSVDVRGEPSYRPVRRELRGPDFCRPPRLDLLLDMPPASPETQLRHAWNPDDRSLNVFVKEDDKLTFHRHPVAQSTDCIRGKVGYTRGLHVWRIHWPARQRGTHAVVGVATAEAPLHSVGYTALVGSDSESWGWDLGRNRLYHDGKNRPVSTSAPTYPCFLEPDESFVLPDSLTVILDMDEGTLSFMVDGQYLGVAFRGLKGRRLYPIVSAVWGHCEVSIRYVNGLDLPGK from the coding sequence ATGGGCCAGAAGATCTCAGGCAGTATCAAATCAGTGGACGTACGTGGGGAGCCTTCATATCGGCCTGTGCGCCGCGAGCTGCGCGGCCCAGACTTCTGTCGGCCCCCCCGATTGGACTTACTTCTGGACATGCCACCAGCCAGTCCTGAGACTCAGCTCCGCCACGCCTGGAACCCTGATGACCGGTCCCTCAATGTCTTTGTTAAAGAAGATGATAAACTGACGTTTCACAGACACCCGGTTGCACAGAGCACAGACTGTATCCGTGGAAAGGTGGGCTACACCAGGGGCCTCCACGTTTGGAGGATTCACTGGCCAGCTAGACAAAGAGGCACCCATGCTGTTGTGGGTGTCGCCACTGCCGAAGCACCTTTACATTCAGTTGGTTACACAGCCCTGGTGGGCTCAGACTCAGAATCCTGGGGCTGGGATCTGGGTCGGAACAGACTTTACCATGACGGAAAAAACCGTCCTGTTTCTACATCGGCACCGACATATCCGTGTTTCCTCGAGCCAGATGAGTCATTTGTGCTTCCAGACTCTCTGACAGTAATACTAGACATGGACGAGGGCACGCTGAGCTTCATGGTAGATGGACAGTATCTCGGTGTTGCTTTCAGAGGGTTAAAGGGCAGAAGACTGTATCCTATCGTCAGTGCTGTTTGGGGCCACTGTGAAGTTTCAATTCGATACGTCAACGGACTGGATC